A window of Malania oleifera isolate guangnan ecotype guangnan chromosome 2, ASM2987363v1, whole genome shotgun sequence genomic DNA:
GGGGACACCCGGacgatatccaaaaaaaaaaggtagaCTTCCCACACAGTATTATTATAACCAAGTGATCAAAGCAAGAAGAATAGAGCACAATAGTACATCCAATTTAAGAAAATTGATGCTAATAATATAATTGAATTAATTCGGTACTAGCTCATTGATTCACATCTCTATCCTTAGGAAAATGAGTACGCTCCCTCCTAATGAATCCAAAATTGTTTCGTCTGGAATTAAACCCAAGAGCTCCTGGCATCACAAGCCTCTTATAATATGCTCATATCCAATTATTTACATAAAAAGATTTTTATGCTTAAATCTTATATACCTTTTAGAAggaatttataatgaaattgaaattttttttataaaaaatgaataTTTATTCTTACTTTCACTTTCAGGGtaccaatttttattttttttatataaattgtaCAAATTAATAGAAATATACGCTCAACAGTAGCAATTTGGTTTTTGAGTAAGACTCCATTCTAGATCAAGGATTTTCAGtttagtataaaataaaataaaatattgttaagGATGTAAATTTGTTCAAATGctattaaattttcaaaaatgaaaaataaatgttaaatgaCATGTTGGTTCATTAATTTGTTAATGTCCTATATTTGATATTTTTCCTCACTTTTTTTATAGTAAAACATGAAAatgtcaaaaagaaaaaattcatattttttaaaatatttttcaaattctaaataAGGTCTCAAGTTAAAAACAAAACAAGCTCAAACCTAATTTTAATTTACCGCActcaaaattatttattaaaaccAAGCTCAAAAATACATGTTCAAACTTGTACTTCGAACCACTACATTGATTGAATCAAACTTTATTATGTTAATCCAAAATTAACTTTGTTCGAGATTTATTCAtttaaacaacaacaacaaaaccaaaccttagtccaCTAAATAGGATCCGcaatatgaatcattttccgccaatttatgcgatcatggaccatttcttttgatagattcaaggatattaaatccttactatctccccccaaattattttaagtctacccctatcCATTttactgccccccacaataactaaatCGCTATTTCTCATAAGTACACTATAAGACCTACATTGCAAGTTTCCATACCATCTGAGACGTCCCTCCCTTATCTCatcttctataagagctacacctaCCACGAGGCTTATTCATCTAGAGTTATTTAGATTCAAACAAAGCACAAAGGTGGCAATAGGCTTTTAACATATCCAGTTTACGGACAAGACTCAAAAACACCATCCTGTACAAATTTATACGTGGGAGTGCTGCAGGAATGACTTTGACATCCTCACGACTCTCCTAGCCATTAGCATTATCGAACTTGAAGCAGGAAATCATCTTTTCATAGTCAAAATAGAAAGTTATATTAAGAATTAGATTGACAACAAAAAGAGCCAAATAAAAAGATCTAGTCATGCAAATTCATCTTCTTCCTCAACACTTGTGTATGTAAGACTTCATTGAACTTCTAAAAAGCCTAATTTAAGACCAAACAGAGCCTGTAAATGAACTATTCACTTTACCTAAATAAATAACTTTACTCGTTTATCAAATGAATCTCAAAAATGGACTCGAGAATGCAACTTGCCTAGCAAAGCTACTGAGTATTTGTCTCATTTGCAACCCTCTCAAGAAAAGTGCCAAGAAGAtgtagataaataataataataataataataataataataataataattaaaaattccCTAAACTATTCATGATCCAAACAAGCTGAACCAAACCATCCATATTCAATTTTCCGCTATGATACTCAATTCATTTCacgagcctcaaattaaattttttaattattcacTTGCATAATGAACAAACCCAAACAAAATCTTACTAAAATGAATTCCCAACTGCTTGCAAATTTGCAATACTATTCATGAAACTTTTTAGTAAGCCATTTTTTGCTACATTCCCATTTTACAGCCAAGCATGCTTTTAGTTCCATCAAATTAAAACTTGTAATTATTCACTTATATATTGGTAGTGCATGGTTTTAACCCAAAGAAGGCTTCTGATCAGAGGCATTGTATAAAGACCACCTTCCACAAGCTACTACGCATCACTGGTTAAAAGTTCCCCGATGACCAACTGGGCCTCTCGAAAAATCAGGAGGTAGAACATATGAATGATAAAGCAAACAAATGAGGCAGCAGGTAATTTCAACACAGATGCAGAGAAATTTCAATCGAATAGCTCAACTGCATGCAGGTAGTTCCATAGAAGGCATCAAGAAGAAGATAGAACTGATCTCGAGAGTAAAATTTAAACCATGCATGTTCAAGTACACTAAATAGAGATTAAAGCATAGGGGTACGTAGGTCAATGCAGGCATCGCTCCTACAAGTAGCATTTTCGTCTCTTTGGCACAAGAAAGAGGAGGAAGCAACTCATATTGTATTgggtgggaaaaaaaaaaacatataaaaaatatCACCTCCACACGGCCACAGGATGGAGCCACTCAGTGGCTCTGAAACCACCACCAAGCCTTGGTCACCAGTTCAGCTCTGATACTACTGCCATTACATACTCATTCGAGCATGAGCTAGATGCGGCAAAAACCAGTACTACCTCGTAAATAAATATATGAATCCGCGAGTACGGATTTGACATAGTAGAATTCCGTCGAATCCCCTAAACCTGCTTCAATCAGATAATCCAGCCATAGTAGAATTCCATGGAATCCCATAAACCTGCTTCAATCGGATAATCCAGCCTTGCTCCTCAGGTGTTCCTTAAAGCCCATAATATCACCCTCCCATCGGCTCACTGCCTGATTCTCACACACCCATATCTCCTGGGCTACCTGATTTATCAGCCTAAAATCATGGCTAACCAGAACCAGACCCCCATCCCACTCATTCAATGCCTCGGCAAGAGAGTCGATTGTCTCGATATCCAAATGGTTGGTTGGCTCATCCAGAAGCAGCATGTGGGGCTGCCTCCAGGCCAACCATGCAAATATCACTCTGCTCCTTTGGCCATCAGACAAATTCTTCATTGGCATCACCTGAGCCTTACCTGTCAGCCCAAACTTCCCAATAGCCGCTCTCATCTTCTCTTCCTCATTGCCTGTATATTCCTTCATCATGAACTGGAGAGCAGACAGTTCCACATCAAGTTTCTCGGCCAAGTGCTGATGGAACTGAGCAATTCTCAGGTGGTTATGTCGCCTAACCATGCCATCAAGAGGAATCAGATCCCCCGTCATCAGCTTCAGCAACGTACTCTTACCAGCTCCATTGGGTCCCACTAATGCTACTCTAGAGTCCAGATCTACCCCAAAATCCAGGTTCTTGTAGATGAGATTGTCAGGAGTATAGCCAAATGTGACCTCAACAAACTGTAATACTGGTGGGGGCAGCTTTCCCACATCAGTGAAGCGAAACACCAAAATCTTGTCTCTCACCACCTTTTCTGTGAGACCACCGCGTTCCATTTTGGCTAAAGTTTTTTCTTTACTCTGTGCCTGCCGAGCTAGTTTTGCAGAGCCATGACCAAATCGAGCTATATACTCCTTCATTGAAGCAATCTGCTCTTGCTCCCACTTATACTGTTTCATCTGGTTCTCTTCAAGTTCTGAACGAGTTTGAACATACTGGTCATAGTTACCAGTGTAGATCTTCAGTTTCTTGTTTTGCATGTGAATAATATTTGTGCAGACACCATTCAGGAAGTCCTGAGAGTGCGATACCACAACCAGGATGCGATCGAATTTCTTCAAAGTTTCCTCCAACCAGACACAAGCTTCTAAATCTGTAACAAGTAGAGAATTCAATTACTGACATCAGTTACTCAGATTTGTATATTATGGTGGAAGATAACAAAGAAAATATAACATTGATAAAATATAAACAGCTACAGATCCAGAATGAATGCATGCAAGTTTGAGAAAAGCCAAATGGTCATTACCATCTGAAAAATTCAAGAAGAGAAACTAACAAACTGCTATCTCAACAAATCTTTTCTTTCCATAAGTATGGAATTTCCATGGGACcaaaaattttatattacaaaaACAGAAAGTTCGAAAAATATTCCAAAGGAATAGAAGACAATATCATACTTCAATTGAAAAAATCCCACGGACATTTTGTGGgcaatttttaattaaaaatccaTCTAAACTACCTATTCCTAACTTTTCTACAATGGAATTGTCTTCTGAATACAGGCcatgtttttaattaataaatctaaACTTCTTAAGAGGAAAGAAGAGATTGGGGAAGAAGGAGGGGAGGAAATCTTATTGGACCTTAAAAATTGGTTACAAAATAATTCTGTAAAGGAGGATGACCTTTACATTGCTTATTTTAACAGATGCCTTTAGCCAATGCACCGAGTCACTGATCATTGTGACCAACTTTGTATCACCTCCAGCATGGAAAGCATCCAGCAATGTAACATGCAGTATAAACTATAGACAGTCCTAGTCAATTTCAGGTTAAGGGTATGCTCAGTAAGGCATTTACATGTGCCATAATCTGTAGTGTTAACATCAAGAGCAAGGTTGGGGTCAGTAACTAACCAAGATGATTGGTGGGTTCATCAAGCAACAGAACTGTTGGATTCATGAATAGAGCCCGTGCTAACGCAATTCTCATTCTCCAGCCACCAGAGAAATCACGTGTTTTCTTTGCTTGCATCTTCTTGTTGAAACCAAGACCAAACAAGATTTCGGCAGCACGTTTCTCTGCAGTAGATGCATCCATGGCTTCCAAACGCTCATAAATGCGATCAAGAGCTTCACCCCCTCCATCATCCTAAGGCAATTAAACAATATAAAATTGTGGTAAATGTTTCTGAAGTACCAAGATTGTGGATATGAAAAATGTTTACTTTCAAAGACCCACCTGCCCAGCCAAGGCTTCAGCTTCTTTCTCCAATTTCAACCTCTCTTCATCACAACTTATGACAGCCTCAAGAGCAGTCATGTCAGAAGCTTCAATCTCCCTAGTGAGGTGATAAATATCCATATGATCTGGGATGGGGAGTTCTCGACACCCTATTGCAGTGAGCAAAGTAGATTTCCCACAGCCATTCAATCCAAGCAAACCATAGCGTCTGAAAAATTTAACGCTCTTAAGATACATGTTTACAGGCATTATCAACCAATATACCAAATGTTAAAAACTAAACTGACCAAAAGTTAACAAACCTGCCATAATTGAGCTCCAATTCAGAATCAACTATAAGATCGTGTCCATGAAATGTAACTGATAAAGACTCAATCTGCAACAAAGTAAAATGCATCAGTTTTCTAACCACTATAACAAATCCAGCAGATACAGGGATGATGAAACTCAGCTAATTAATGGGTATACAGAATAATTCTCAATGCACAATTTTACCTCCTATATGAGGCTTCTGACAAGGATCAGGGAATTGGATATATTCACAAAAGAGAATGTTCAAGAAATTAACCCTGGCAACATAGCAGGCAGAACACCCTGGTGACAGACCCAGCTGCTCGTCTAGGTGCACCAAGCTAGCAACAATAAGCTAAAAGTGAGACTCACTAATTAGAGCGTTTTCATATGATTTTACAATTGTTCATACCATTTTAATAACCATATATGCTGTACATATGTCCAGCAAATacagaaaattaaaaattttaagaccCAGCAACAAAAATAATGACAATTTTGACATCTAAATGACAACATATTGAAATAAAACTAGGGGATACAAAATCTAAAACCAGAGAATGTCATTATAAATAATTCCTTTACAATTTGACATTCAATCCTCAAATGCCCatattattttcaaaactagGTAAGATTTTGGAATTGAACACAGCAAGGTTCATCATTTGAAGGGTCATGTTCCCATGAACGAAGTTGCATTTCCTATACCAGTGATTATTTATATCAGTGTACCAGCACAGAGCATTTCATCTGAGTGCATAGAACATAAATATTGTAAGAACTACAGCGCTTTCAGAAATGCTTTTGTTTCCTGTTATTAGCTTTTCTAACCGTCTTGTAAAACCATATCAGAAAAATGCTAGTTAAAACAATCTTCTTTTGCTTCTTATTGAAAATGTGTTACCAGAACAGTCAGATTTAGAAACTCATTATAAAAATGCTGCTTCCAACTATTTTCAACACTgtatcttcatttttcttttaaaagaaaACAGAAGAAAACATGCATTCTTGCTTTCATGAAACAAAAATAGGAAGGATGCAGCATTCTCATGTGCATCCAAGTCCTAATCAGATTTAATAATTTCAAATGAGGTTCATATCGAAACAATTCCAACTTCATATCAACCACAAAACTATAGCAATGTATGCAGTATAATGATAACATTTTATTGGTCAAAAGTCAACATGATTGGCATGTTCGCATAGCTATTACAGGACACAAAACAAATATATTTCATTAGATTGGACTCCATGTCTAAACTATATGACAAATAGGACAGCTACAGACTTTCTTTCAGCCCATTACTGGTGTCCAATCAGAAGGGGGAACCCAGAAAAATGGATCTTgatcaaatttttccaaaacatgTTTTTCTTCAAGATTCAGGAATGCATATGTATTGCCAACACAGGAAGGAATATTAAAAAGAAGAAATCCTCCAGGAGTGTGAAATCAATCCAAAACCATAACCCTATTTCCAGCTACTTGGAATCATCTATACATGTCCTAATCTGCCTTTTCCAAAATAATATTTggctaaaatattatttttaacagTAATCAAAAATCCTAGGAAAAGGTTTTTACTTTCTAGCTATGGGACTAGGGTCAGTTGTGCACAAACTTAAGGCTTAAAGCATCATAAGAAAATAAGTTCTCACAAAAGAGGTTCACAAAGCATCAAACTTGAAACTcccattttctaaaaataaaacaaaatatatttcaaagttcCCACCTGAATTACACTGCAGCTTAGATCATGATTCGGAAAGAAAAATCCATCATTTGGTTCAGGGAATAATGCTTAAGCATAGTTTCAAAAAACCCATTGCTACTTTTCCCAACAACTTTCTTGTGGCAAAATGAAGGCCAAAGCAATCAATAAACGTAGAATGCAAGCAAGACACCAAATTACAAAGAATATCACCCATGAACTCAGCAGTCaagtaaaaaacaaaaaacaaaggaATGCAACAGCTCCAAGTCAAAATAACGGTAAATAAGGCATCAATATGCAATAATGCAGGCACTGACGTCAAACGCCATGAATGTTTTAACATTCCAATATCACAATCAAAACAACACGGGTGTTATACCTAATTCAGCATTTTTCAACAAATATACTCGAAATGCTACATAAACAACAGATATTCGCCAATCAGATGCATCTCAGAAAACTGAATTGAAGTATTTAACAGTTAGTCAAAAAGAAAGGAATCGTGTCATACGCGTATATCTCGTGAGAGAGGATGTGAACAAAGAACCCCAGTGCAAGTCCGATCGGAAATCTCAATAGACCCGATTCCGTTCGCTAATTTATCGACGCCGCTACCGTTCTGCGCGTTTACCGCTGCTGCCTTTGACGACGCAGCAGCTGCAGACTTCCCTCCTCTCTTGGCGGCCGCCGCGGCCTTCTTCTGCGCCGCCTTCTTCTTGCTAGCGTCGGACACCATCTTTAACCCCTGACAACAACATCCGGCACCAAAAATCAATctcccaacaaaaaaaaaaaatttaaaacaaaatcaaATCGAAGATTTCCAACAATCCTGGTGGAACTCCAGAAAAGCCCTTGAGATTGAGCAAACCTTGACAATTGCGAGGTCAGGATCTGAGATCTGTAATCGACCGACGACGATCTAGTGAAGAGGAGATTGATCTAGGGTTTCTATGCCTCCAGTCGTGTCTGATTCCGCGCTCCCCTTCAGTCTACGAAAGGCGAGGGTTCGAGGTTTAAGGGAGAAAGAGGGGATTTTCACCTTTTTATCGAGTTGTGAAACGTCGAGGTGTCCACGTGTCGGCCAACGCTTATGTCGTATTGCGATATTTTGAACGGAGAGTAGTTGACGGGAGAACACCGACCCAGCAGGTTGCGTGCTTTGCCACGGCACGGTTTCACTTGGCAATGGACGACGTCGTTTATTTTTTAGGGAAATTGCGTGTGCACTTTCCTTGgagtttttttcattttaattttattatttaataaaatattatataatactttgtttggaaaaaaaattctcattttaaAACTCACGTAATCTTGGAGGATGGGCCTGCGAAATTTAAACGACCATACAATTCGAGCATTGACGCGTGGCGGCCATCCTGCAAGATTTGCACTTCTCTCTCCATCTCTGTTTCTTCGGTCTTTATTTCTTTAatctctattttttctttcattgcATCAAACAACGCGGCCAATAAGCTCTCAGCAATCCCACGACTCCTCCAACACCACCTTCATCCAAGCCGACCCCTCCACCTTCCACGTCATCGTGCAAAAAGTAggagtgagcataattcggggaaaaccaaattaatc
This region includes:
- the LOC131147918 gene encoding ABC transporter F family member 1, producing the protein MVSDASKKKAAQKKAAAAAKRGGKSAAAASSKAAAVNAQNGSGVDKLANGIGSIEISDRTCTGVLCSHPLSRDIRIESLSVTFHGHDLIVDSELELNYGRRYGLLGLNGCGKSTLLTAIGCRELPIPDHMDIYHLTREIEASDMTALEAVISCDEERLKLEKEAEALAGQDDGGGEALDRIYERLEAMDASTAEKRAAEILFGLGFNKKMQAKKTRDFSGGWRMRIALARALFMNPTVLLLDEPTNHLDLEACVWLEETLKKFDRILVVVSHSQDFLNGVCTNIIHMQNKKLKIYTGNYDQYVQTRSELEENQMKQYKWEQEQIASMKEYIARFGHGSAKLARQAQSKEKTLAKMERGGLTEKVVRDKILVFRFTDVGKLPPPVLQFVEVTFGYTPDNLIYKNLDFGVDLDSRVALVGPNGAGKSTLLKLMTGDLIPLDGMVRRHNHLRIAQFHQHLAEKLDVELSALQFMMKEYTGNEEEKMRAAIGKFGLTGKAQVMPMKNLSDGQRSRVIFAWLAWRQPHMLLLDEPTNHLDIETIDSLAEALNEWDGGLVLVSHDFRLINQVAQEIWVCENQAVSRWEGDIMGFKEHLRSKAGLSD